The following is a genomic window from Effusibacillus pohliae DSM 22757.
GAGCATCTGATGAAAAAAGTCGAAGCGCTGAATGCTTCCGGCGAAAAGAAAGTGATCAAGACCTGGTCGCGGCGTTCGACGATTTTTCCGGAATTCGTCGGCCATACGTTCGCTGTGTATGACGGCCGCAAACACGTTCCGGTGTATGTGACGGAAGATATGGTGGGGCACAAACTGGGTGAGTTCGCGCCGACCCGTACGTTCAAAGGTCACGCAGGTGACGAAAAAGCGTCTCGCCGGTAATTGATTTCCGGACAGAGAGGAGGTCTCATGATGGAAGCCAAAGCAGTAGCGCGTTATGTTCGCATTGCGCCGCGCAAAGTTCGTTTGGTGGTGGATCTGATCCGCGGCAAGAAAGTCGGGGAAGCGATCGCGATTCTCAAGCATACGCCGAAAGCTGCGTCGCCGGTGGTGGAAAAGCTGCTGAAGTCGGCGATTGCCAACGCGGATCACAATTACAACATGGATGTTGACAACTTGGTCATCAGCAAGATCTATGTGGATCAAGGACCGACCCTGAAGCGGTACCGTCCGCGCGCGCAAGGACGTGCTTCTCGGATTCACAAGCGTACCAGTCACATTACTGTGGTGGTCAGCGAAAAGTAAGGAGGGATAACGGATGGGACAAAAGGTCAACCCTGTAGGTTTGCGAATCGGCATCATTCGCGATTGGGAGTCCAAGTGGTTTGCCAACAAAAAGGACTACACGGAACTCCTGCACGAAGACATCAAGATTCGCGACACCATTTTTAACCGTTTGAAAGATGCTTCTGTGGCATCTGTGGAAATTGAGCGGGCTGCAAACCGTGTAAACGTGAACATTCACACCGCGAAGCCGGGCATGGTGATCGGGAAAGGCGGTGCGGAAGTCGATGCGCTCCGCAACCTGCTGAGCAAGATGACCGGCAAACGGGTGCATATCAACATCACGGAAATCAAGGTGCCGGAGTTGAACGCCCAGCTCGTGGCAGACAGCATCGCGCAGCAACTGGAACGCCGCGTGGCTTTCCGCCGAGCGATGAAGCAAGCGATCCAGCGCACGATGCGCGCGGGCGCGAAAGGGATCAAAGTGCAAGTGTCCGGCCGTCTCGCGGGTGCGGAAATTGCCCGTACCGAAGGATATTCGGAAGGCACGGTGCCGCTGCATACGTTGCGCGCCGATATCGACTATGCGACTGCGGAAGCGCACACCACGTACGGGAGGATCGGCGTGAAAGTGTGGATCTACCGCGGCCAGATCCTTCCGGCCAAAGGCGGCAACAAAGCGGCTGTCGAAGAAGGGGGTAAATAAGCCATGTTGATGCCAAAGCGCACAAAACACCGGAAAACCCACCGTCCGAGAAACCTCACCGGTAAATCCAAGGCGGGCAACGAGGTAACCTTTGGCGAATACGGTTTGCAAGCCCTCGAACCGGCGTGGATCACCAACCGCCAGATTGAAGCGGCCCGGATTGCGATGACCCGTTACATTCGCCGGGGCGGTAAAGTGTGGATCAAGATTTTCCCGTCCACCCCGATCACGCAGAAGCCTGCGGAAACCCGGATGGGTGCGGGGAAAGGCTCGCCGGAAAAATGGGTGGCTGTGGTCAAGCCCGGGCGGATTTTGTTCGAACTGGCGGGCGTCAGCGAGGAAGTGGCCCGTGAAGCGATGCGCCTGGCCATGCACAAACTGCCGATCAAGTGCAAGTTTGTAAAACGCGAAGAAGTGGGTGGTGAGGCAGATGAAAGCTAAAGATTTTCGTGAAATGTCCACCGCTGAAATCCAGCACAAGATCAACGCGTTGAAAGAAGAACTTTTCAATCTGCGTTTCCAACTGGCAACGGGTCAACTGGAGAATCCGATGCGGATTCGCGAGGTTCGCAAAGACATTGCCCGCGCTAAAACCATCCTGAGAGAACGGGAACTCGGGATCGGCTAATCCGCTGACGGAAGGAGGATCGCGATGAGCGTAGAGCGTAATTACCGGAAAGTACGGATCGGCAAAGTCGTCTCCGACAAGATGGACAAAACGATCGTCGTGGCGGTGGAGCAGGCGAAAAAGCACCCGCTGTACGGTAAGACGATCAAAGTGACAAAAAAATTCAAGGCGCATGATGAAAACAACACCGCCAAGATCGGTGACATCGTCAAAATCATGGAAACCCGCCCCTTGTCCAAAGACAAGCGCTGGCGTCTGGTTGAAGTGGTGGAAAAAGCTGTTATCCTGTAATCGGAAGGAGGTTCTTCCATGATTCAACCGCAAACACGGCTTGTTGTGGCTGATAACTCTGGTGCGAAAGAGATCATGTGTTTCCGCGTACTGGGTGGTTCCAACCGTCGCTCTGCCAACATCGGCGACATCATCGTCGCTTCTGTCAAGAGCGCAACACCCGGTGGCGTTGTCAAGAAGGGTGACGTCGTCAAGGCGGTCATCGTTCGTTCAAAGCGCGGAGTTCGCCGGGAAGACGGATCGTACATTCGGTTTGACGAAAATGCGGCCGTGATTATCAAGGAAGACAAAAGCCCGCGCGGAACCCGTATTTTCGGTCCGGTTGCCCGCGAACTGCGTGAGAAAGACTTCATGAAAATCATCTCCCTGGCACCGGAAGTTCTGTAAAGGCCACAGATGATTCACATCCGAGGAGGTGTGCTGGATGTCCAAACCGAAGCTGCATGTGAAAAAAGGCGATCAGGTAATAGTGATCGCAGGCAAGGATAAAGGCAAGAAAGGAAAGATTCTGGAAGCGTACCCGTCGGAAGGCCGCGTGCTGGTGGAAGGCGTCAACATCATCAAACGTCACACCCGCCCGAATGCGGCGTATCCGCAAGGTGGCATCATCGAGCGGGAAGCTCCGATTCATGCTTCGAATGTGATGGTGCTCGATCCGAAGACGGGCGAACCGACCCGCATCGGCAAGAAGATCCTGAAAGACGGCAGCAAAGTACGGTATGCGAAAAAATCTGGTGAAGTGCTCGACAAGTAACCAGGTGAAGAAAGGAGGTTCCAAACGTGGCACGTTTGCAAGAACGGTTTAAAAACGAAGTGATTCCTGCTCTGATGCAGAAATTTAACTACAAGAACGTGATGCAGGTTCCCAAGGTGGAAAAGATCGTGGTGAACGTGGGTCTCGGCGAAGCAATCCAAAACCCGAAAGCCTTGGATGCAACCGTTGAGGATATTCAGCAAATCACCGGTCAAAAACCGGTTATCACCCGCGCGAAGAAATCGATCGCCGGTTTTAAACTGCGCGAAGGCATGCCGATCGGCGTCAAAGTGACGCTGCGCGGTGAACGCATGTACCACTTCATGGATAAGCTGTTCAACGTGGCGCTTCCGCGCGTACGTGACTTCCGCGGTGTGTCGCCGAAAGCGTTCGACGGCCGCGGCAACTATACGCTCGGCTTGAAGGAACAGTTAATCTTCCCGGAAATCGACTATGATAAAATCGACAAAGTGCGCGGAATGGACGTCGTATTCGTGACGACAGCGAAAACGGACGAGGAAGCTCGCGAGTTGCTCGCACAGCTTGGTATGCCGTTCAGTCAGTCGTAATGGGCAGGGCTCAATCATTTGAAGCAGCGCTTCAAACAATGGGAGGTAACAATCAATGGCTAAAAAGTCCATGATCGCCAAGGCCCAACGGAAACCCAAGTTTCGCGTACGCGCGTATACGCGCTGCCGGCTCTGCGGACGTCCGCATTCCGTCTTGCGGAAATTTGGCATGTGCCGGATTTGCTTCCGCGAACTTGCATACAAGGGCCAATTGCCTGGCGTGAAAAAGGCAAGCTGGTAATCAGGAGCGACAGGAAGGAGGTAGTCTCAATGGTGATGACTGATCCGATTGCAGATATGCTGACCCGAATCCGCAACGCGAACATGGTCGGTCACGAAAAAGTGGAAGTGCCCGCATCGAATCTGAAACGGCAGATTGCGGAAATTCTCAAGCGTGAAGGATTCATTCGGGATGCGGAGTTTATTCCGGATAACAAGCAAGGGGTTATCCGTCTGTTTTTGAAGTACGGTGCCAACAATGAGCGCGTGATTACCGGACTGAAGCGGATTTCGAAGCCGGGATTGCGCGTCTACGCAAAACGCGAACAGATTCCGCGCGTCCTGGGCGGATTGGGGATTGCGATTTTGTCCACGTCGAAAGGCGTGATGACCGATAAGGAAGCCCGCCGTGCTCGCGTCGGCGGCGAAGTGATTTGCTACGTTTGGTAATCTCGTCGAGATCGGAGGTGTAACGAATGTCTCGTATTGGAAAGAAACCGATCGCCATTCCGAGCGGCGTCGAAGTGAAATATGACAACGGCGTCATCACCGTCAAGGGACCGAAAGGGACGCTCTCCCGCGAACTGCATAAAGATATGATTGTCAAAATCGAAGACAATCAGATCGTGATCGAGCGTCCGTCTGACGAAAAGCTGCATCGCAGCCTGCACGGTACAACCCGCTCCGTTGTCAACAACATGGTCGAAGGCGTCACCAACGGGTTTCAAAAAACCCTCGAACTGGTCGGCGTCGGCTACCGTGCGGCGAAGGCGGACAACAAGGTGACCCTGTCCCTCGGTTTCTCCCATCCGGTGGAAATCGTTCCGGAAGAGGGAATCGACATCGAGGTGCAAGGCACCAACAAGCTGGTGATCAAAGGCATCAACAAGGAGCAAGTGGGAACGTTCGCGGCCAAGATTCGTTCGCTGCGTGAACCGGAGCCGTACAAAGGTAAAGGGATTAAATACGAGAACGAAATCATCCGCCGTAAAGTCGGCAAGACCGGTAAGAAATAATCGTCTCGCGGCTTGAAGGGAGTGAAACGGAATGATCAGCAAACCTGACAAAAACATTGCGCGCAAGCGCCGTCACGTCCGCGTACGGAAGAAGGTGTTCGGCACGCCGGAACGTCCGCGTCTCAACGTGTTCCGTTCCAATCAACACATTTACGCGCAATTGATCGATGATACAAAAGGCGTCACCTTGGTGTCCGCATCGACTGTTGACAAGGAACTGCGGGATCAGATCGAGAATGGCGGCAATATCCAAGCGGCTCAGAAAGTCGGCGAATTGGTGGCCAAACGTGCGCTTGAAAAAGGATACAAAACGGTCGTGTTCGACCGCGGCGGCTATCTCTATCATGGACGGGTTCAAGCATTGGCGGATGCTGCGCGCGAAGCGGGTCTTGAATTCTAAGCACGAAGGAGGGAAACTACATGCGTATTGATCCGAATCAACTGGAACTTTCGGAAAAAGTGGTCGCCATCAACCGCGTAGCGAAAGTGGTAAAAGGCGGTCGCCGGTTCAGCTTTTCGGCGCTCGTGATCGTCGGCGACGGCAACGGACACGTCGGTGCCGGTCTTGGCAAAGCGGCGGAAGTGCCGGATGCGATCCGCAAGGGAATTGAAGACGCGAAGAAGAACCTGATTTCGGTTCCGATCGTTGGAACCACCGTTCCGCATGAAGTGATCGGCCATTTTGGAGCGGGCAAAGTGTTGATCAAGCCGGCTTCGGAAGGTACCGGAGTGATCGCCGGCGGTCCGGCGCGCGCCGTTCTGGAACTGGCTGGCGTGAAAGACATCGTAACGAAATCGCTCGGTTCGTCCAATGCGCTGAACATGGTGCATGCGACGCTGGACGGTCTGAAACGGCTGAAGCGCCCGGAAGAAGTGGCGAAACTTCGCGGCAAGACTGTCGAAGAGCTTTTAGGTTAAGGAGGGGAATACCGTGTCGAAAAAATTGGCGATTACCCTCAAACGCAGTGTGATCGGTCGTCCGGAGGATCAGCGTGTCACCGTCAGGACGCTCGGTCTGCGCAAGCTTCACCAAACTGTTGTGCAACCTGACAATCCGGCAATCAGAGGTATGGTGAACAAGGTCAGCCACCTCGTTGAAGTGAAAGAAATCACGGAATAAACGTTGCGCAAGCACAAGGAGGTGTACGTATGAAACTGCATGAACTGAGTTCGGCTCCCGGTGCGAGAAAGACCCGCAAACGCGTAGGCCGCGGGATCGGTTCCGGCCTTGGCAAGACGGCGGGCCGCGGTCACAAAGGCCAGAAGGCGCGTTCGGGCGGCGGCGTGCGCCCCGGCTTTGAGGGCGGTCAAACTCCGTTGTACCGTCGTCTGCCGAAACGCGGCTTCACGAACGCTCCGTTCAAGAAGGAACTGGTGGAAGTCAACGTATCCAAACTGAACGTGTTTGAACCGGGAACGGTGGTAACTCCGGAGAAGTTGCTGGAAGCCAAGATCATCAAGAAAATCAAGGATGGCGTTAAAATCTTGGGGCAAGGGGACATCGAAGTTGCTCTTACCGTGCAAGCTCAAGGATTCTCCGCTTCGGCCATTGAGAAGATTGAAGCTGCTGGCGGTAAGGCCGAGGTGATCTAAATGTTCTCCACCCTGCGAAATATTTTTAAAGTGCCTGATTTGCGCCGGCGTGTGTTGTTCACGCTGGCCATGCTGGCCGTTTTTCGGATCGGTTCTTACATTCCGGTTCCGAATGTCAACGCCCGACTGTTCGACCCAACGCAAAACGCGTTTTTGGGTATCCTGAACACATTTTCCGGTGGTGCGCTGCAAAACTTTTCGATCTTTGCGATGTCGATCACACCGTACATCACCGCCTCGATCATCGTCCAACTGCTGGCGATGGACGTGATTCCGAAGTTTGCGGAATGGTCGAAAGAAGGGGAGCACGGCCGCCGCAAGCTGGCCCAGGTGACCCGCTACTTGACGGTCGTCCTCGGCTTGATTCAAGCGGTCGGATTTGCGCTGTCATTTGACCGGATGATCCCGGGATTGATCATTGACAAAGGATTTGCGACGATCGCTATGATCGCCATCACGCTGACGGCAGGCACCGCATTTTTGATGTGGCTCGGTGAACAGATCACGGAAAAGGGGATTGGCAACGGCATTTCGCTGATCATTTTCGCCGGGATTATTGCACGGGTCGCGCCGGGTATCAACCAGATCTACAACGCTTGGTTTTACACGCATCCGGAAAGGCTGTTCCTCAACCTGGTATACGTGGCGCTGCTGCTGGTGGGGATTCTGATTGTGATCGTCGGCGTTATCTATGTGCAACAGGGCGTTCGCCGGATCCCTGTCCAGTACGCAAAGCGCATGGTGGGACCGAGAATGTATGGCGGGCAGACGACCCACATTCCGTTGAAAGTCAACGCGGCTGGCGTGATTCCGGTGATTTTCGCAACGTCGCTGTTGATTTTTCCGTCGACGGTCGCCAGCTGGTTTCAACCGAAGCCGTGGGCGAACTGGATTGTGGCGAACCTCGGCCCGAGATCCTGGATGTATGTCTTACTCGAAGTGCTGTTGATCATCGGGTTCACGTATTTCTATACGGCTGTGCAAATCAATCCGCAACAACTGGCAGACCAGATGCGAAAGAACTCGGGATACATTCCCGGTGTGCGTCCTGGTAAACCGACCGAACAGTTCATCACCCGCGTGATGAACCGGATTACGTTGGCTGGTGCGCTGTTCCTGGCGGCTGTGTCGGTGCTCCCGTACCTGTTCTCGAACGTTACGACCTTGAATCTGTACTTTGGCGGCACGTCGCTGTTAATCGTGGTAAGCGTGGCGCTGGAAACAATGAAGCAACTGGAAAGTCAGCTGTTGCAGCGTCACTACAAAGGGTTCATTCGTTAAACAAACAAAAAAGAGAAGGTTTTTTGAGGGAGGCGGGGAACATGCAAGTCATCTTTATGGGCTTGCCTGGCGCAGGCAAAGGGACTCAAGCAGAAAGAATCGTAGAGGAGTTTGGCATTCCGCACATCTCAACAGGCGACATGTTCCGTGCCGCGATGGCGGAAGGAACTCCGCTTGGATTGAAGGCGAAGGAATATGTTGACAGGGGGCAACTGGTGCCCGATGAAGTGACGATCGGCATCGTGCGAGAGCGGTTGAGCCGTTCGGATACGAAAAAAGGCTTTCTGCTTGACGGGTTTCCTCGCACTGTTCCCCAAGCCGAAGCTTTGGAAACAGCGCTGGATGAGATGGGGCGCAAGATCGATGTCGTGATTCACCTCGAGGTCAAGCGCGAAACGTTGCTGGAGCGGCTGACGGGCCGCCGCATCTGCCGTTCCTGCGGGGCCACTTATCACGTGATTTTTAATCCTCCGAAAGAGGAAGGAAAATGTGACAAGTGCGGCGGCGAACTGTATCAGCGTGCAGACGATTCGGTCGAGACGGTCGCAACGAGACTGGATGTCAACATTCGGCAGCAGGAACCGCTGTTGCGGTTTTACGAAACGCGAGGTCTGCTCCGTTCCGTCAACGGAGAAGCTGAAATTGATGAAGTGTTTGCCCAGATATCAAACATCCTTCGAGGTGTCGAATGATCATCTGCAAGTCAAAAACCGAACTGGCGATCATGCGCGAGGCCGGGCGAATCGTTGCGCTCACACACGAAGAACTGGCCAAAGCCATTCGGCCCGGAATCACAACCCGAGAGCTGGATGAGATTGCGGAGGAACTGATCCGCAAACACGGTGCGACCCCTTCGTTTAAAGGGTATCACGGTTATCCGGCTTCCATTTGTGCATCTGTCAATGAGGAATTGGTCCATGGAATACCGGGGCCGCGGGTGTTGCGCGAGGGAGACATCATCTCGATCGACATCGGAGCGTACTACCAGGGATTTCATGGAGACTCCGCCTGGACATATCCGGTTGGCAACATATCAGACGAGGCGGCTCGCCTGCTGCGGGTGACGGAAGAGGCGCTGTTTAAGGGAATTGAACAGGCCCGCGAAGGAAATCGGCTGTCTGATATCGGTCACGCAGTCCAAAAACATGTGGAAGCTGCCGGATTTTCCGTGGTTCGCGATTATGTGGGACATGGGATCGGCAGGCAAATGCATGAGGATCCGCAGATTCCGAACTATGGGCCTCCCAATCGGGGACCGCGCTTGAAGGTCGGAATGACGCTTGCGATTGAGCCGATGGTGAATGTCGGCGCTTACCACTGCAAAACTTTGGCGGACAACTGGACGGTGGTGACCGCTGACGGATCGCTGGCCGCCCATTTTGAGCACACTGTCGCGATTACGGAAAACGGACCTGAGATTCTGACCCGTCTGTAAAGGTGAATAGTGATGACCCAACCGTTGCCTGAACCGTTAATCGGTCAAATCGTGGAAGTCACGAAAGGGAGAGAGACAGGTCAATACGCAATCGTCGTCGGCATTCTCAGCGAACGGTTTGTGCTGCTGGCGGACGGAAGCAAGCGGAAGTTCGACCAGCCGAAGAAAAAGAACATCCAGCACATCCGTTTCACCGGCGAATTTGCAATGGAGGTTTACACCAGCATCCAGCAGTCAGGTCGCGTTACCAACTCAAAATTGCGATACTGCCTCAATCGGTTTGCAAGTCAACTGCATCCGGAGCATGTCAGGTCAAAGGGGGAGTTCACAGATGGCGAAAGATGATGTGATTGAAGTCGAAGGTACTGTCATAGAGCCTTTGCCAAACGCGATGTTTCGGGTTGAATTGGAGAATGGCCATAAAGTTCTTGCCCACGTCTCTGGAAAAATTCGTATGAATTATATCCGGATTTTGCCGGGAGACCGGGTCACGGTGGAATTGTCGCCATACGATTTGACCCGTGGCCGCATCACCTATCGGTTTAAGTAACGACTTGCTGAGAAGGAGGGATCAGCGCGATGAAAGTTCGGCCGTCAGTCAAGCCGATTTGCGAGAAATGCAAGATCATCCGCCGCAAAGGGGCGGTCATGGTCATCTGCGAAAATCCAAAGCACAAGCAAAAACAGGGATAACGAAGATCGTCGGTTTTGGGTCAGCGCGGAGAGATAGAGCGGCTGTCCCCGTTCGGTGTGCGGGGATTCTATTCTCCTCCAAGTTGTTTGAAATACATGTGCAGATTGGTATATAATTTTAGTTTGAGATTGTTTTAGGAGGTGTAACAGACACATGGCACGTATTGCAGGTGTTGACTTGCCACGTGACAAGCGGGTGGAAATCGGCCTCACCTATATTTTCGGGATCGGTCGTTCCACAGCGAATAAAATTCTGGCTGACACCGGAATTAATCCGGATACTCGGGTACGTGATCTGACGGAAGAAGAAATCAGCAAACTGCGCGATGTGATAGATAAGAACTACACGGTGGAAGGAGATCTGCGCCGTGAAATCGCGCTGAACATCAAGCGGCTGATCGAAATCGGATCGTACCGTGGCATCCGCCATCGGAAAGGTCTGCCGGTTCGCGGCCAGCGCACGAAAACGAATGCTCGTACCCGTAAGGGTCCGCGCCGGACAGTTGCCGGCAAGAAGAAGTAAAAAGGGGGGTAAGTAAAGCATGGCAAAAGCGGTAAAAGGACGCGGCAAAACGGCGACCCGCACCAAACGTCGCGACCGGAAAAATGTTGAATCCGGCATTGCGCACATCAAGTCCACGTTCAATAACACGATCGTGACCATTACCGACCCTGCCGGCAATGCGATCTCCTGGGCAAGCGCGGGCGCACTCGGTTTTAAAGGGTCTCGCAAATCGACTCCGTTCGCTGCGCAAATGGCGGCGGAAGCGGCTGCGCAGGCAGCGATGGAGCATGGCATGAAAACGGTCGAAGTCTACGTGAAAGGACCTGGCGCCGGTCGGGAAGCGGCGATTCGTTCGCTGCAAGCGGCAGGTCTGGAAGTCGCGATGATCCGGGACGTTACCCCGATTCCGCACAACGGATGCCGTCCGCCCAAGCGTCGTCGCGTGTAACGAAACTTTTAGCATATACGGATTGGATCCGCTTTATACGTGAAAGAGTATAAACTCAACAGGAGGTGTCAACACTAGAATGGCAAGATACACGGGTGCCGTCTGTCGGCTGTGCCGGCGTGAAGGCGTAAAACTGTATCTGAAAGGTGAGCGCTGCTACAGCGATAAATGTGCCATCGACCGCCGTCCGTATGCTCCCGGGCAGCACGGACAAGGCCGCAAAAAAGTGTCCGAATACGGACTGCAACTTCGTGAAAAGCAAAAAGCGCGCCGGGTGTACGGCGTACTGGAAAAGCAATTCCACAAGTACTATGAGGAAGCTGCCCGCCGCAAGGGGATCACGGGGGAAACCTTGCTGCAGCTGTTGGAAAGCCGTCTTGACAATGTGGTGTACCGCCTTGGATTCGCTTCTTCCCGAGCGGAAGCCCGCCAACTGGTGCGGCATGGTCATATCAACGTAAACGGCAAGCGCGTCGACATTCCGTCCTACCTGACGAACGTCGGCGATGTGATCGCCATCAACGAGAAGAGCTGGGAGTCCCCCCGCATCAAGGAACTCCTGGAAGCGGCTGAGGGCAAAACGGTGGTCGGCTGGCTGGAGCGCGATCTGAATGCGAAGTCTGGGCGGATCGTTCGGCTGCCGGGGCGTGAAGAGATCGACACCCCTGTGGCGGAACAGATGATCGTTGAATTGTACTCGCGTTAATCGCTACCTGTTCTGACCAGTATGAGCATGTGCCGGGCTCGTCGTACCAGCTTGCATCAGTTGTCGAGAAGGAGGTTCCTGCATGATCGAAATTGAAAAGCCGAAAATTGAGGCGGTTGAAATTAACCCCGAAGGCACTTATGGAAAGTTTGTGGTGGAACCGCTGGAGCGCGGGTATGGCACGACGCTCGGGAATTCGCTCCGCCGGATTCTGCTGTCGTCTTTGCCCGGAGCGGCGGCCACTTCGGTAAAAATTGAAGGGGTGCTCCATGAATTCTCGACGATTCCGGGAGTGGTCGAAGATACAACCGAGATCATCCTCAATATCAAACGGCTTTCGTTAAAGATTCATTCCGACGAAGAAAAAACGCTGGTAATCGAAGCAGAAGGGCCGAAGGTGGTAACGGCTGCCGACATTCAGGCAGATTCCGACGTGGAAGTGTTAAACCCCGATCTGCATATTGCCACGTTGGCTGACGGGGCGAAGTTTTACATGGAAATCAAGGCAAACCGTGGCCGTGGATATGTTCCTGCCGATCGCAACAAGCGTGAGGATATGGAAATTGGCGTGATTCCGGTTGATTCGATTTTCACTCCGATCTCGCGAGTGAATTACAGCGTCGAAAATACCCGCGTCGGACAAGTAACCAACTACGACAAACTGACGCTTGAGCTGTGGACCGACGGGAGCATTCGTCCGGATGAGGCGGTCAGCCTGGCTGCCAAAATTCTGACTGAACATTTGATGCTGTTTGTGGGACTCACGGATAAAGTGAAAGATACGGAGATTATGGTCGAGAAGGAAGACGACAAGAAAGAAAAGGTGCTCGAGATGACGATCGAGGAACTGGATCTTTCCGTCCGTTCCTACAACTGCCTGAAGCGGGCGGGCATCAACACCGTTCAGGAGTTATGCTCGAAGACCGAGGAAGAGATGATGAAAGTGCGGAATCTCGGTCGCAAGTCGCTTGAGGAAGTGCAGGAAAAGCTGGCAGAACTCGGCCTGTCTCTCCGGCAGGAAGACTGAGACAGCAAGAAAGGTTCACCCCGCTGGGAACCGTCGGCTGCACGGCGTCGAACGCGGGATGAACCATTAGCAGAGGAAGCCCGCTAAGAACGACCGCATCCCTGCGGCCAACGCGGGACGAATCATCCTGATTCGAAGGAGGGGATTGAAGTGGCATACCGCAAGCTGAATCGTCGCACGGGAGCACGGAAGGCGTTGTTCCGTGATCTTGTGACCGACCTGTTCATCTACGAGCGGATCGAAACGACGGAAGCGAAAGCGAAAGAAATTCGCTCGATCGCCGAAAAAATGATCTCTCTCGCCAAGCGCGGCGACCTGCATGCGCGCCGGCAAGTGGCTGCGTTTGTCCGCCCGGAAACGGCAAACGCGGAAACCGGCCAGGACGCGGTGCAAAAACTGTTTGCCGAGATCGCTCCCCGTTTCGCGGAACGGCAAGGCGGCTACACGCGGATCCTGAAAATCGGTCCTCGCCGCGGCGACGGAGCGCCGATGGCAATCGTTGAACTGGTGAAGTAAGCGGGAAAAGGGGATGACTGGGGTCATTGCCCTTTTTTCGCGTGGGGGGTCGTAAAGCACAACGGGGTTTGCTCCTGCGGGCAAACCTCGAAAATTTATCCCACGAAAGTGAAGTGAAGCTGCGAAGAACATTCCGAATACTTTCGTGGGAACCCAAATCCATTCCGCCGAAGTAACGTGCAGCTTTGCAGAATATTTCGAGTACTTCGGGGGAGCCCGAAAGCAAATGGCAAAGTGAAGGTGAGCGCCGCGTGAGGAACATCAAATTGACGGTGGCGTATGATGGGACCGATTTTCACGGTTTTCAGGCCCAACCGCATCTGCGCACGGTACAGGGAGAACTGGAGCAGGCGATCCGCAAGCTTACCGGCGAACCGGTGCAGGTGATCGGCTCTGGGCGGACCGATGCGGGGGTGCATGCCTGGGGGCAAACCGTCAATTTTCTCACGTCGTCCCGGATTCCTGTGGAAAAATGGCCGCTGGCGATGAACGCCAATCTGCCGCCTGACGTGGTGGTGCGGGATGCGCAGGAAGTGCCCGAATCGTT
Proteins encoded in this region:
- the rpsS gene encoding 30S ribosomal protein S19: MGRSLKKGPFVDEHLMKKVEALNASGEKKVIKTWSRRSTIFPEFVGHTFAVYDGRKHVPVYVTEDMVGHKLGEFAPTRTFKGHAGDEKASRR
- the rplV gene encoding 50S ribosomal protein L22, with the translated sequence MEAKAVARYVRIAPRKVRLVVDLIRGKKVGEAIAILKHTPKAASPVVEKLLKSAIANADHNYNMDVDNLVISKIYVDQGPTLKRYRPRAQGRASRIHKRTSHITVVVSEK
- the rpsC gene encoding 30S ribosomal protein S3; the protein is MGQKVNPVGLRIGIIRDWESKWFANKKDYTELLHEDIKIRDTIFNRLKDASVASVEIERAANRVNVNIHTAKPGMVIGKGGAEVDALRNLLSKMTGKRVHINITEIKVPELNAQLVADSIAQQLERRVAFRRAMKQAIQRTMRAGAKGIKVQVSGRLAGAEIARTEGYSEGTVPLHTLRADIDYATAEAHTTYGRIGVKVWIYRGQILPAKGGNKAAVEEGGK
- the rplP gene encoding 50S ribosomal protein L16, with the protein product MLMPKRTKHRKTHRPRNLTGKSKAGNEVTFGEYGLQALEPAWITNRQIEAARIAMTRYIRRGGKVWIKIFPSTPITQKPAETRMGAGKGSPEKWVAVVKPGRILFELAGVSEEVAREAMRLAMHKLPIKCKFVKREEVGGEADES
- the rpmC gene encoding 50S ribosomal protein L29, giving the protein MKAKDFREMSTAEIQHKINALKEELFNLRFQLATGQLENPMRIREVRKDIARAKTILRERELGIG
- the rpsQ gene encoding 30S ribosomal protein S17, encoding MSVERNYRKVRIGKVVSDKMDKTIVVAVEQAKKHPLYGKTIKVTKKFKAHDENNTAKIGDIVKIMETRPLSKDKRWRLVEVVEKAVIL
- the rplN gene encoding 50S ribosomal protein L14, with translation MIQPQTRLVVADNSGAKEIMCFRVLGGSNRRSANIGDIIVASVKSATPGGVVKKGDVVKAVIVRSKRGVRREDGSYIRFDENAAVIIKEDKSPRGTRIFGPVARELREKDFMKIISLAPEVL
- the rplX gene encoding 50S ribosomal protein L24 is translated as MHVKKGDQVIVIAGKDKGKKGKILEAYPSEGRVLVEGVNIIKRHTRPNAAYPQGGIIEREAPIHASNVMVLDPKTGEPTRIGKKILKDGSKVRYAKKSGEVLDK
- the rplE gene encoding 50S ribosomal protein L5, with amino-acid sequence MARLQERFKNEVIPALMQKFNYKNVMQVPKVEKIVVNVGLGEAIQNPKALDATVEDIQQITGQKPVITRAKKSIAGFKLREGMPIGVKVTLRGERMYHFMDKLFNVALPRVRDFRGVSPKAFDGRGNYTLGLKEQLIFPEIDYDKIDKVRGMDVVFVTTAKTDEEARELLAQLGMPFSQS
- a CDS encoding type Z 30S ribosomal protein S14, giving the protein MAKKSMIAKAQRKPKFRVRAYTRCRLCGRPHSVLRKFGMCRICFRELAYKGQLPGVKKASW
- the rpsH gene encoding 30S ribosomal protein S8, which gives rise to MVMTDPIADMLTRIRNANMVGHEKVEVPASNLKRQIAEILKREGFIRDAEFIPDNKQGVIRLFLKYGANNERVITGLKRISKPGLRVYAKREQIPRVLGGLGIAILSTSKGVMTDKEARRARVGGEVICYVW
- the rplF gene encoding 50S ribosomal protein L6 — translated: MSRIGKKPIAIPSGVEVKYDNGVITVKGPKGTLSRELHKDMIVKIEDNQIVIERPSDEKLHRSLHGTTRSVVNNMVEGVTNGFQKTLELVGVGYRAAKADNKVTLSLGFSHPVEIVPEEGIDIEVQGTNKLVIKGINKEQVGTFAAKIRSLREPEPYKGKGIKYENEIIRRKVGKTGKK
- the rplR gene encoding 50S ribosomal protein L18 encodes the protein MISKPDKNIARKRRHVRVRKKVFGTPERPRLNVFRSNQHIYAQLIDDTKGVTLVSASTVDKELRDQIENGGNIQAAQKVGELVAKRALEKGYKTVVFDRGGYLYHGRVQALADAAREAGLEF